The following are from one region of the Pseudodesulfovibrio sp. JC047 genome:
- a CDS encoding diguanylate cyclase — translation MRTKKDIFADGTISFTPQELIDFEHTIKDCIAEFLPFTSYSLFFPREEATTIPEPEYRAEDKELILPLVFQGKMLCFFIAKGVRLTAPATAPKYIMALAGSVLEKLALYKKAITDPLTGLYSRNFFFGELEQAIEQVQGCLAAGSCRSGVESRTTDLSFSGTFGVLFLDLDTFQPVNERYGYLKGDDILAEIGHLLHMVCPKYTTVSRFANDKFAILVPDAKPRACFQLSEVIRSGISKLSFIDEMTRDTLRVTGSLGYVCYPQGLEGAQFRRTGSEQARMIVRKAREGMAVAKAQGRNRVFGYADILARGGRILEVLPMNRLMVSLGEAAGAKVGQRFLVRAPKGGQTVVPSPFKGEIVLVEVRDDVAFAEILHLGDAAWTIEESDRLKLIEGEESLFTDMEDVKDERMPNTDAATKLYRYSDFVSWFSEARLTPETFGLILIRILDQPDEQTDGYQDGMDQMAMNVARLAQGAFGETATGGRYGLNGMIFFQEGIARETLLERCLEIEKQAEDGLGIKISIGASHYPFLNFDRADILENSRKALEHALLLPEPHVAVFDSISMNLSADRKFMDGDIYGAIEEFKQALLADENNLLARNSLGICYGQLGRFEEARHEFESVVSLDKNDVLALYNLGWANHRLGDLKRAATSYHQCLKAEPGHVYSLVRLGSIEEKGGRLDAATALYKKAIVQPGGERMVYRSLARVSYKLGEVEGTREYLHLALKADHNDHQAMHMLAKLYLDQGEDPQIAEVLARQSAALSPGSDAYWETLVETLEAQGKAEEAAKVAARAAG, via the coding sequence ATGAGGACAAAAAAAGATATCTTTGCGGATGGGACCATTTCGTTCACCCCTCAGGAGTTGATCGATTTCGAGCATACCATCAAGGATTGTATCGCTGAATTCCTTCCTTTTACTTCCTACAGCCTGTTTTTCCCCCGCGAGGAAGCCACGACCATTCCCGAACCGGAATATCGGGCCGAGGACAAGGAACTGATTCTGCCGTTGGTGTTTCAGGGCAAGATGCTGTGCTTTTTTATTGCCAAGGGCGTTCGGCTCACGGCTCCGGCCACGGCTCCCAAATACATCATGGCCCTTGCCGGGTCTGTGTTGGAGAAACTCGCCCTGTACAAGAAGGCGATCACGGACCCGTTGACCGGTCTGTATTCGCGAAATTTCTTTTTTGGAGAACTGGAACAGGCCATAGAGCAGGTTCAGGGATGTCTGGCTGCCGGCAGTTGCCGGAGTGGGGTTGAGTCCCGAACGACAGATCTTTCCTTTTCCGGGACCTTTGGTGTCCTTTTTCTTGATTTGGATACCTTTCAGCCGGTGAACGAACGGTATGGGTATTTGAAGGGCGATGATATCCTTGCGGAAATCGGCCATTTGCTCCATATGGTGTGCCCCAAATATACGACTGTCTCCCGTTTTGCCAACGACAAGTTCGCCATTTTGGTGCCGGATGCCAAGCCGCGTGCGTGTTTCCAGCTTTCCGAAGTCATCCGGTCCGGTATCAGCAAGTTGTCTTTCATTGATGAGATGACCCGCGATACCCTTCGCGTGACCGGCAGTCTCGGCTACGTGTGTTACCCGCAGGGGCTTGAAGGGGCGCAATTTCGGCGAACCGGATCGGAGCAGGCGCGGATGATCGTGCGCAAGGCTCGTGAAGGCATGGCTGTTGCCAAGGCTCAAGGTCGGAACCGGGTGTTTGGCTATGCTGACATCCTGGCTCGGGGTGGACGTATCCTTGAAGTGTTGCCCATGAACAGACTCATGGTTTCTCTGGGCGAAGCAGCAGGGGCCAAGGTCGGCCAACGGTTTCTCGTGCGTGCTCCCAAGGGTGGACAGACAGTGGTTCCATCGCCTTTCAAGGGAGAGATTGTTCTGGTTGAGGTTCGGGATGATGTGGCATTTGCCGAAATTTTACATCTTGGCGATGCGGCGTGGACGATTGAAGAGTCTGATCGACTCAAATTGATAGAGGGCGAGGAAAGCCTGTTCACAGATATGGAGGACGTCAAGGACGAGCGTATGCCAAATACGGATGCAGCCACCAAACTTTACCGATATTCAGATTTTGTTTCCTGGTTTTCCGAGGCTCGATTGACGCCTGAAACCTTTGGATTAATCCTTATTCGCATTCTCGATCAACCCGACGAACAGACAGACGGGTATCAGGACGGCATGGATCAGATGGCCATGAATGTGGCCAGACTGGCTCAGGGGGCGTTCGGCGAGACGGCAACCGGCGGCCGATATGGCCTGAATGGTATGATCTTTTTTCAAGAGGGAATCGCCCGGGAGACCCTGCTTGAACGGTGTCTCGAAATAGAGAAACAGGCTGAGGACGGCTTGGGAATCAAGATTTCCATCGGTGCCAGTCATTATCCTTTCTTGAATTTCGACAGGGCTGACATTCTTGAAAATTCCCGCAAGGCTCTGGAACATGCGCTCTTGTTGCCCGAACCGCACGTGGCCGTTTTTGATTCGATTTCCATGAATCTGTCGGCGGATCGAAAATTCATGGACGGCGATATTTACGGGGCGATTGAGGAATTCAAACAAGCCCTGTTGGCTGACGAGAACAATTTGCTTGCCCGGAATTCCCTTGGCATTTGTTATGGCCAACTTGGTCGTTTTGAAGAGGCCCGTCACGAATTCGAGAGTGTGGTGTCGCTGGACAAGAACGACGTGCTCGCCCTGTACAATCTCGGGTGGGCCAACCATCGTCTTGGCGACCTCAAACGTGCGGCAACCTCGTATCATCAGTGTCTCAAGGCGGAACCGGGACATGTCTATTCCTTGGTGCGGCTCGGTTCGATCGAGGAAAAGGGTGGGCGTTTGGACGCAGCGACCGCGTTGTACAAGAAGGCCATTGTGCAGCCGGGCGGTGAACGCATGGTGTATCGCTCGTTGGCTCGTGTTTCCTACAAGTTGGGAGAGGTTGAGGGGACTCGCGAATATCTGCATCTTGCCCTGAAGGCGGATCATAATGACCATCAGGCCATGCACATGCTCGCCAAGCTTTATCTCGATCAGGGAGAAGATCCACAGATTGCCGAGGTCCTGGCTCGACAATCTGCTGCGTTGTCCCCGGGAAGCGATGCCTATTGGGAGACGCTTGTGGAAACGCTTGAAGCGCAAGGCAAGGCAGAGGAGGCCGCCAAGGTTGCGGCTCGTGCTGCGGGCTAA
- the panC gene encoding pantoate--beta-alanine ligase, which translates to MKIFTDPIELQKHCLSWRNQGLTIGLVPTMGFLHDGHLSLIDMARASCDKLVVTLFVNPTQFGENEDLGNYPSDFDGDCAKAKAHGADLIFAPAPDAMYAPDHATWVTVPSLGTHLCGASRPVHFRGVCTVVTKLFQLVQPTTAVFGQKDWQQLAILRRMVRDLNIPVEIIGHPIVREADGLALSSRNAYLTESERAAAPAIRQGLLRLAEKIREGERDGHKATEFLTNEYASTLPMGTVDYIELVTPDSIEPVTTITSPVLAAVAIHLGKARLIDNILIEV; encoded by the coding sequence ATGAAAATATTCACCGATCCAATAGAATTGCAAAAGCACTGCCTGTCATGGCGAAACCAGGGACTGACCATTGGTCTGGTGCCGACAATGGGGTTCCTGCACGACGGGCACCTTTCACTGATCGACATGGCCCGGGCCTCCTGCGACAAGCTGGTTGTCACCCTGTTCGTCAACCCGACACAGTTTGGCGAAAACGAGGACCTCGGCAACTACCCCAGCGATTTCGACGGGGATTGTGCCAAGGCCAAGGCCCATGGCGCAGACCTGATTTTTGCTCCGGCACCGGATGCCATGTATGCCCCGGACCATGCCACATGGGTCACCGTGCCGAGCCTCGGCACCCATTTATGCGGCGCATCACGGCCCGTTCATTTCCGTGGTGTCTGCACGGTCGTCACCAAATTGTTCCAGCTCGTTCAGCCCACCACCGCTGTTTTCGGACAAAAGGACTGGCAACAACTGGCCATTCTCCGACGCATGGTCCGCGACCTGAATATTCCAGTCGAAATCATCGGACATCCCATTGTCCGTGAAGCCGACGGACTGGCTCTCAGCTCCCGCAATGCGTACCTGACCGAATCGGAAAGAGCCGCTGCCCCAGCCATCCGCCAGGGACTGCTTCGCCTCGCCGAAAAAATCCGTGAAGGCGAACGCGACGGCCACAAGGCGACGGAATTTCTCACCAACGAATATGCTTCCACGCTGCCCATGGGGACCGTGGATTATATAGAACTGGTCACACCGGATTCCATTGAACCCGTCACGACCATCACCTCCCCGGTCCTGGCCGCAGTGGCTATCCACCTTGGCAAGGCCCGACTCATAGACAACATTTTGATAGAGGTATGA
- the panD gene encoding aspartate 1-decarboxylase, translating to MAQRCFLSAKIHGATITCANLEYRGSLSIDPILMQEVGILPYEQIDVYNVNNGERLTTYAISGGPGEICLNGAAAHKGKVGQRVIIASYIWLDEDEMKTRKPRVIIADENNGIDEILECDLTPNSSTLLTAVSLKEDSDAD from the coding sequence ATGGCTCAACGATGTTTTTTGAGTGCCAAGATCCATGGTGCCACCATTACGTGTGCCAATCTGGAATATAGAGGCAGCCTGTCCATCGATCCCATCCTGATGCAGGAAGTCGGCATTCTCCCCTATGAACAGATTGATGTGTACAACGTCAACAACGGCGAACGGTTGACCACCTACGCCATTTCCGGCGGTCCCGGTGAGATTTGTCTCAACGGAGCAGCCGCCCATAAGGGAAAAGTCGGCCAACGGGTCATCATCGCATCCTACATTTGGTTGGATGAAGACGAAATGAAAACCCGCAAACCACGCGTTATCATAGCTGATGAAAACAACGGCATCGACGAAATTCTCGAGTGCGATCTCACCCCGAATTCATCGACGCTTCTTACAGCAGTATCCTTAAAGGAGGACTCTGATGCAGATTGA
- the metK gene encoding methionine adenosyltransferase: MMQIEGKYLFTSESVTEGHPDKVADQISDAILDAIIGQDSMARVACETLVTTGMAFIAGEISTTAYADFPEIVRATIKDIGYNSADTMGFDWQTCAVISAVDKQSPDIAQGVDRAKPEEQGAGDQGMMFGYATNETPTLMPTPIYYAHQLSKRLTDVRKQGIIDYLRPDGKTQVCVEFDNGKPVRIDNVVVSSQHAEGIELADLQAAIKEEVIMKTLPESLIDENLKTYINPTGRFVIGGPVGDCGLTGRKIINDTYGGAGGHGGGAFSGKDPSKVDRSGAYMARYVAKNVVASGLAAQCEVQIAYAIGVADPVSVVVSSRGTGQVSDEQLTKAVTEVFDMRPYYILERLNLRRPIFQKSTNYGHFGRELPEFTWEQTDAVDDLRTACKI, encoded by the coding sequence CTGATGCAGATTGAAGGCAAGTACCTGTTCACTTCCGAATCCGTGACTGAAGGGCACCCCGACAAAGTCGCCGACCAGATTTCCGACGCCATTCTGGACGCCATTATCGGCCAGGATTCCATGGCCCGCGTTGCCTGCGAAACATTGGTGACAACCGGCATGGCCTTCATTGCTGGTGAGATATCCACCACCGCATATGCAGATTTCCCCGAGATCGTCCGTGCCACCATCAAGGACATCGGATACAACTCCGCCGACACCATGGGATTCGACTGGCAGACCTGCGCTGTCATCTCTGCGGTTGATAAGCAGTCCCCGGATATCGCCCAGGGCGTTGACCGCGCAAAGCCTGAAGAACAGGGAGCGGGTGACCAGGGCATGATGTTTGGCTATGCCACCAACGAAACCCCGACCCTGATGCCGACCCCCATCTACTACGCACATCAGCTGTCCAAACGCCTGACCGACGTTCGCAAACAAGGCATCATCGACTATCTGCGCCCGGACGGGAAAACCCAGGTCTGCGTTGAGTTCGACAACGGCAAACCCGTGCGCATCGACAACGTCGTGGTCTCCTCTCAGCACGCCGAGGGCATCGAATTGGCCGATCTTCAGGCCGCCATCAAGGAAGAGGTCATCATGAAGACCCTCCCTGAATCGCTCATCGACGAAAATCTCAAGACATATATCAATCCCACAGGCCGTTTCGTCATTGGTGGCCCAGTTGGTGACTGCGGCCTGACTGGACGCAAGATCATCAACGACACCTATGGTGGAGCCGGTGGTCACGGTGGTGGCGCATTCTCTGGTAAAGACCCGTCCAAGGTGGACCGCTCCGGTGCCTACATGGCTCGGTACGTCGCCAAGAACGTGGTCGCTTCCGGTCTGGCCGCCCAATGCGAAGTCCAGATCGCCTACGCCATCGGCGTCGCTGATCCCGTTTCCGTAGTCGTGTCCTCACGCGGCACCGGCCAGGTTTCCGACGAACAGTTGACCAAGGCCGTCACCGAAGTCTTTGACATGCGTCCCTATTACATTCTGGAACGCCTGAACCTGCGCCGTCCCATTTTCCAAAAATCCACCAACTACGGTCACTTTGGCCGCGAGTTGCCTGAATTCACCTGGGAACAGACCGACGCTGTTGACGATCTCCGCACTGCCTGCAAGATCTAA
- a CDS encoding MarR family transcriptional regulator: MTDHDTRRSTSLGYRISRLSRLNSCLLDAWLEKHGLCSGQIPYIISTVEKEGQTQETLSTLISVCPAATARMLKNMEASELVIRKGNPNNRRQKLVYPTEKAKELYTVLIPLLDTHNHVMFNGFSHAERVQARTMLDRIYDNVHSKLKEVKNT, translated from the coding sequence ATGACCGATCACGACACACGCCGCAGCACAAGTCTGGGGTATAGAATCAGTCGTCTTTCCCGACTCAACAGTTGTCTTCTTGATGCCTGGCTTGAAAAACACGGTCTGTGTTCCGGACAAATCCCCTACATCATCTCCACCGTGGAAAAAGAAGGGCAAACCCAAGAAACCCTCTCGACACTCATTAGCGTGTGTCCAGCCGCAACAGCCCGCATGTTGAAAAACATGGAGGCTTCGGAATTGGTCATACGAAAGGGAAATCCAAACAATCGGCGACAGAAACTGGTCTATCCCACAGAAAAGGCCAAAGAGTTGTACACTGTCCTGATCCCACTGCTCGACACCCACAACCACGTCATGTTCAACGGATTTTCCCACGCGGAAAGGGTCCAGGCACGCACAATGCTTGACCGCATTTATGACAATGTTCACAGCAAACTCAAGGAAGTGAAAAATACATGA
- a CDS encoding MFS transporter: MISEKERTAGLWAITITQFSLVFMLSSVAVAVPSLGKEFGATAAQLGLVESGYIAAVTMLLFPVTRLADMTGRGFIFAMGMAVFTTISLILPLSESIEQFILLRVFQGAGGAMMVTTGLAILADLFTGQKRSMALGIASAGIYVGLSAGPWLGGIIASAMGWRAIFYISAIPCFLCLVVTIFALPVKPKRTPCPPFDWGGAILIAIGMVMLSQGGSLFDTTAGKIMLSVGIIALIAFVLWEKHVKAPLLDMTLIQTNHSFALGSMVQFISYASTFGVTFLLSLYLQIAQGMTPGQAGTILMAQPLMQTLFSPISGKLCQRWAAHHIATVGMLLATAGLGAAIFVGDQATLWHILAILGLCGSGSAIFATANTAVIMGAVEKEHYGIASAMVAGMRTTGMTISLVFISAVLASMVGPSDLHTESAPLFIKAMHLSFIVLTSFNVLGIVLSARAKLKHQ, from the coding sequence ATGATTTCGGAAAAAGAACGCACCGCAGGACTTTGGGCCATTACCATTACCCAATTTTCGTTGGTGTTCATGCTTTCATCCGTTGCCGTGGCTGTCCCGTCACTTGGCAAGGAATTCGGCGCAACCGCCGCACAACTCGGATTGGTCGAATCAGGATATATCGCGGCAGTGACCATGCTATTGTTCCCTGTGACCCGATTGGCCGACATGACGGGACGCGGATTCATCTTTGCCATGGGCATGGCCGTATTCACCACCATCAGTCTGATCCTGCCCCTGTCCGAATCTATCGAGCAATTCATCCTGCTCCGCGTCTTTCAAGGGGCTGGCGGCGCAATGATGGTCACCACAGGGCTGGCCATTCTTGCTGATCTTTTCACCGGCCAAAAACGGTCCATGGCCCTGGGCATTGCCTCGGCAGGTATCTATGTCGGCCTTTCCGCCGGGCCATGGCTCGGTGGCATTATCGCTTCAGCCATGGGCTGGCGAGCCATATTCTACATCAGTGCCATTCCGTGTTTTCTCTGCCTCGTCGTCACAATTTTCGCGCTCCCGGTCAAACCGAAACGCACCCCCTGCCCTCCGTTTGACTGGGGTGGCGCGATCCTCATTGCCATCGGCATGGTCATGCTTTCCCAAGGTGGTTCACTTTTTGACACGACCGCAGGCAAAATAATGCTATCCGTGGGGATCATCGCCCTCATTGCCTTCGTGCTCTGGGAAAAGCATGTCAAGGCACCCCTGCTGGACATGACGCTCATTCAGACCAATCACTCATTTGCTTTGGGGAGCATGGTCCAGTTCATCAGCTATGCCTCGACCTTTGGGGTGACATTTCTGCTTTCGCTTTATCTTCAGATTGCCCAAGGCATGACGCCAGGCCAGGCCGGAACCATCCTCATGGCCCAGCCCCTCATGCAGACGCTCTTCTCGCCGATCAGTGGAAAATTATGTCAACGATGGGCAGCACATCATATCGCAACCGTAGGAATGCTTCTTGCGACAGCAGGACTAGGCGCAGCCATTTTCGTGGGAGATCAAGCGACATTGTGGCATATTCTCGCCATCCTCGGACTCTGCGGATCAGGCAGTGCCATTTTTGCGACGGCCAACACGGCGGTCATCATGGGTGCTGTTGAAAAGGAACATTACGGTATCGCCTCGGCCATGGTTGCCGGAATGCGGACCACCGGCATGACCATCAGTCTGGTCTTCATCAGCGCAGTTCTGGCCAGCATGGTCGGTCCCTCCGACCTGCATACGGAAAGTGCTCCCCTGTTCATCAAGGCCATGCATCTTTCCTTTATTGTCCTGACGAGTTTCAACGTCCTTGGCATCGTGTTATCAGCCCGGGCCAAACTCAAGCATCAATAA
- a CDS encoding transporter substrate-binding domain-containing protein produces the protein MLITACPVWAEDVVVAYDEYPPLNYTENGEARGDVIDRVREAGRRLGVTPIFVKQPFVRAIQEVAFRGVDGILSVVKTEEREKYLHYPTLAHFFDGPALFAHVNSGVCVSSLAETKGLNIGVIRGYRYGEGVLDSVAGNIHFVKDGETLYKMLVERRFDLGLGYRQLGTYYLDRLPGGKQVKIVLPFPQLPMYFVFAKKLGSRGKELAERFSVEMQRIQEERDTRPSR, from the coding sequence ATGCTGATTACTGCCTGTCCGGTTTGGGCAGAAGACGTTGTGGTGGCGTATGATGAATACCCTCCATTGAACTATACGGAAAACGGAGAGGCGCGCGGGGACGTTATCGACCGTGTGCGTGAGGCTGGTCGTCGTTTGGGAGTGACGCCGATTTTCGTCAAGCAACCATTTGTTCGTGCTATTCAGGAAGTGGCATTTCGGGGTGTCGATGGCATTTTGAGTGTCGTGAAGACTGAGGAACGAGAAAAATATCTTCATTATCCGACTTTGGCACATTTTTTTGATGGACCGGCCTTGTTTGCCCATGTGAACAGCGGTGTCTGTGTGTCATCTTTGGCAGAGACCAAAGGGTTGAATATCGGAGTGATCCGAGGGTATCGGTACGGTGAAGGTGTTCTGGATTCCGTGGCTGGGAATATTCATTTTGTCAAGGATGGAGAGACCTTATACAAGATGCTTGTGGAGCGTCGGTTTGATCTTGGTTTGGGATATAGGCAATTAGGGACGTATTATCTGGATCGGTTGCCAGGAGGGAAGCAGGTCAAAATCGTCTTGCCCTTTCCTCAACTGCCCATGTATTTTGTGTTTGCCAAAAAGCTCGGGAGCAGAGGCAAGGAGCTTGCCGAACGATTTTCAGTGGAAATGCAGCGAATTCAAGAAGAACGGGATACGCGGCCGAGCCGATGA
- a CDS encoding P-II family nitrogen regulator translates to MKLIIAYIRPERLNVVKQALYAREVYSLSVTNILGSGRQKGFTETYRGVQMEVNLLKKVRLEIGVNDDFEVSTIEAIQSAGQTGNEGDGVIFVQELSKALRIRTGEDGIL, encoded by the coding sequence ATGAAACTTATTATAGCCTATATCAGACCTGAAAGATTGAATGTCGTGAAGCAGGCACTGTACGCCCGGGAAGTCTATTCCCTGTCTGTCACCAATATCCTTGGATCGGGCCGACAGAAAGGGTTCACCGAGACCTATCGCGGGGTGCAGATGGAAGTGAATCTGTTGAAAAAAGTCCGTCTGGAGATCGGGGTGAATGACGATTTTGAAGTTTCGACCATTGAGGCGATTCAGTCAGCCGGACAGACCGGCAACGAGGGCGATGGTGTGATTTTTGTGCAGGAGCTGTCCAAGGCCTTGCGCATTCGAACAGGGGAGGACGGTATCTTGTAA
- a CDS encoding ammonium transporter, with translation MFLKKTPTHVTGRLVLGAVVMAAIFAPSFAHAEEVEYLTQSNANILWTLIAACLVMLMQAGFGCVEAGFTRAKSAGNIMMKNFLDFSVGSIIFFLFGFALMFGLDVGGVFGSSGFGLTGVGDGDMMWTYTFWFFQSVFAATAATIVSGGMAERTKFSSYILVSIVITGVIYPISGHWAWGSLWLGDDGAGWLERLGFCDFAGSSVVHSVGGWIALAGAIVLGPRLGKYGEDGSTRAIPGHNIPLAGLGVFLLWFGWFGFNAGSTTTADNTIGLIAMNTSLAACAGVLGAMAVSYLRYGKPDISMTFNGALAGLVGITAGCATVSPVSSVCIGAIAGVLVVLSIEFIDTVLKIDDPVGATSVHGVCGAWGTIACGLFNVDGGLFFGGGVAQLGVQLIGVGTFFVWAFGCGLLLMMGIKAIFGLRAGKADELKGLDIAEHGSESYNGFQLFSNE, from the coding sequence ATGTTTTTGAAAAAGACCCCGACCCATGTCACTGGACGGCTTGTGCTCGGAGCGGTTGTCATGGCCGCGATTTTTGCCCCGTCTTTTGCCCATGCGGAAGAGGTGGAATATCTCACTCAGTCAAATGCCAACATTCTGTGGACGCTGATCGCAGCGTGTCTCGTGATGTTGATGCAGGCCGGGTTCGGTTGTGTGGAGGCCGGGTTTACCCGCGCCAAGTCCGCCGGGAATATCATGATGAAAAACTTCCTGGATTTTTCCGTGGGATCGATCATCTTTTTCCTGTTCGGTTTTGCGCTCATGTTCGGCCTTGACGTTGGTGGGGTGTTCGGTTCCTCCGGGTTTGGCCTGACTGGCGTCGGTGACGGTGACATGATGTGGACCTATACCTTCTGGTTCTTCCAGTCCGTGTTTGCGGCCACTGCGGCGACGATCGTGTCTGGTGGGATGGCCGAACGAACGAAGTTTTCGAGCTATATCCTGGTCTCAATCGTGATTACCGGGGTGATTTATCCCATTTCCGGTCATTGGGCGTGGGGATCACTGTGGTTGGGCGATGATGGTGCCGGGTGGTTGGAACGGCTCGGGTTCTGTGATTTCGCTGGGTCTTCCGTGGTTCACTCCGTGGGTGGATGGATTGCCTTGGCTGGAGCTATCGTTCTTGGCCCTCGTCTCGGCAAGTATGGTGAAGACGGCTCGACCAGGGCTATTCCCGGACATAACATTCCGTTGGCTGGTCTGGGTGTTTTCCTGCTCTGGTTTGGATGGTTCGGTTTCAATGCCGGGTCCACGACCACGGCTGATAACACCATCGGACTGATTGCCATGAATACGTCACTCGCTGCCTGTGCTGGTGTGCTCGGAGCCATGGCCGTGTCCTATCTCAGATATGGAAAACCCGACATCTCCATGACCTTTAACGGTGCATTGGCCGGTCTGGTCGGTATCACGGCGGGATGCGCCACTGTTTCTCCGGTCTCATCCGTGTGTATCGGTGCGATTGCCGGTGTGCTGGTGGTCCTGTCCATCGAGTTCATCGACACGGTGCTCAAAATCGATGACCCGGTGGGGGCCACCTCTGTTCACGGTGTCTGCGGTGCCTGGGGAACCATTGCCTGCGGCCTATTCAATGTCGATGGAGGACTGTTCTTCGGCGGCGGTGTGGCACAGCTTGGCGTACAGTTGATCGGTGTCGGGACGTTCTTTGTCTGGGCCTTTGGCTGCGGGTTGCTGCTCATGATGGGCATCAAGGCCATTTTCGGACTCAGGGCCGGGAAGGCGGATGAATTGAAAGGATTGGATATCGCGGAACACGGTTCTGAATCATATAATGGATTCCAGCTTTTTTCCAACGAATAG
- a CDS encoding 2-amino-3,7-dideoxy-D-threo-hept-6-ulosonate synthase, protein MHIGKAIRLERIFNRNTGRTIVIPMDHGVTVGPIDGLVNMRDAVGKVVDGGANAVIEHKGLVRCGHRAQGRDIGLIVHLSASTSLSPFPNAKTLVASVEDAVRLGADAVSIHCNLGDETEAAMLNDFGKMASDAANWGMPLLAMVYARGPKIPNEFDANVVAHCARVGTELGADVVKVPYTGDIDTFAHVCDSCCIPVVIAGGPKLDNTTDFLQMVHDSIKAGGAGLSVGRNVFQHKNPTRLVEALNMIVHEDKTVAAALTHLNG, encoded by the coding sequence ATGCACATTGGTAAAGCCATCAGGCTGGAACGAATTTTCAATCGGAATACGGGTCGGACAATCGTCATCCCCATGGATCATGGCGTCACCGTCGGTCCCATCGACGGTCTGGTCAACATGCGTGATGCCGTAGGTAAAGTGGTTGATGGCGGAGCCAACGCGGTCATCGAACACAAAGGGCTGGTTCGCTGCGGTCACCGTGCCCAAGGCAGAGACATCGGCCTCATCGTCCACCTGTCCGCGTCCACGTCCCTGTCCCCCTTCCCCAATGCGAAAACCTTGGTTGCCAGTGTGGAAGACGCGGTTCGACTCGGTGCGGACGCGGTGTCGATCCACTGCAATTTAGGTGACGAGACCGAGGCTGCCATGCTCAACGACTTTGGCAAAATGGCCTCAGACGCCGCCAATTGGGGAATGCCGCTGCTGGCCATGGTCTACGCTCGCGGTCCCAAGATCCCGAATGAATTCGACGCGAATGTGGTCGCGCATTGTGCCCGGGTCGGAACCGAACTCGGTGCGGACGTGGTCAAGGTACCGTACACCGGCGATATAGACACCTTTGCCCATGTGTGCGACTCTTGTTGCATTCCTGTTGTTATCGCAGGTGGACCGAAGCTCGACAACACCACGGACTTCCTCCAGATGGTCCACGACTCGATCAAGGCCGGTGGCGCAGGGTTGTCCGTCGGGCGCAACGTTTTCCAACACAAGAACCCGACACGTCTGGTCGAGGCATTGAACATGATCGTTCACGAAGACAAAACAGTGGCAGCCGCCCTCACGCATCTTAACGGATAA